CAGGTATATATCTTTTtattacattgtctttatttgTTCATCGTAGATTCATACATAAACTGTATTGTACACATGTACATAACTtatattctaaacatttctaaGAAGAATGTCGACTGGTTGTAATATCTCCCTCAGACGTGATAAGAAGAGGCCCCGTATCACCTCGGTGTTGCGTCCAATGGTGATAGCTCGCGGATTTAgtatggatttatagtggagcacgGAGGTGAGCTTTGCggtgaaaaaaaggaaaacaatgaaaatacatatgtactttttctttagtatgtgtcgaaatgttggaTGCTCGCCGCTCCGCTATAAATGCACCCTTAGGCGTATTAGCAAGAACTGAATATTCTGTATACTTTATTGTTACTACAAATGTTGAAGTCTGCGGCTTACCTATGGCGTCCGTATCGCAAATTGAACCTTGTTGAATGGAGTACAAGtgaatatattacaaaaatagTTTGTCTCTCAAATTTAAAGCGTTGCCATAgcacatatttaataataatgtatatAAATGTACACTTGCATTACGTGCCttaatatataatgtatatacagactcttaaaataaatttcaatatggACGTATCGAATTTCTTTAAGCTCGCTCCTCGAGGACTGTGAAGGGTACAGTTTCTTCTCGCAAATGATTCCTGTACAAGAGATAAATCAAAATAAGAATCTAATTGAATATTTCTATAACAACGAGCTTCGATTCATCAGCGGGGATAATACTCAACTCTGCAAAGATTCTCTAGCGGTCCACGCTAGGTAAATCGATCCTCTTTCTCTTCCCTGTGGTCTTGGCGGTAACGCGGTCTTTCGAAGCGAGGAAAGGCAACGTGCAGTCTTTGGACTCTGCGACGAGTAATCCTTTTTGTTGCAATCTCTTGATATACGTTGTGTTAGGCGCAACGGAGACGGATCCGAAGTAACAGACCTCCTTTGGCCGAGTGATAGATACCGGGGATCGTTTGTGCGACTCCTCTGGCTCTGTAGATCCTTGTTCTGCTTTCTCACTGGTTGGTCCGTCCTTCAGAGTGCTCATATGCCATCTGAAAAcgacatacaatacttaaatgttcagtaattgattagataccagaatattgggttggcaaataagttcgtacggttttttagagtggaataaatcacaaaaaccgaacgaacttatttgccaacccaatatttaacaatataaacaaaattttgaatgatggtacagcaattttctaTAGTGACTGAGTCACTACTGGAGTGCTGAAGGTTAACACACATTTTCAAAGTTAAATCGTTCTCTCTATAttccccatattctgcaatatttcagctttaatgtttaaaaaacatttctattgaaagttcttcgattttgaccCAAACTTCATCACATTCGTGTTGGGCGGAAAAGAAAGGAGAAAACTGGAGTCGACTAGACTGCTGGAAAAATACCTGCCGGTGCTTTGGCGACAAACTCTGACCGGGGTCTCGGCCGAGAGGACGCTGAGCCTCCTCTCTTCGATCCTTTTGGCCATCAAAGGGTTCGCGGAGTTCTCCTTAGCTACGCAAGCTTGCAGCTCGACGAGGAACTTCCCCGCGAAGCCGTTTTGAGTGAACAACAAGTGCTGCAGCAATGCCGGACACTGGGGCCGGAGTTCTGGATCCATGTACAGGCACTGACACAGAAAATCCACCGCCACGTTCTCCCAATTTGGGAACATTCTTTGTAACGCCGAGGCTCCGGACATAGGAGGTCCCATGAGCTCGTCCGCACTCGTGTGCCGCAACAATCTGCCGGGAGCGGCGCGACCCAACAGCGCTACATGCTTTCTGCATAATCCTCCTGTGCAACAGAGTTGAACGGTAATTAGTTCTTTTGTAATCGATTATTTAATGTAATCATGATTaccggactgcggatctttatgcatttatgaaggagTTGGTTGGGTGACAAAATTCAAGTATGTTGTATCGTTGCTTTTAATatgacaaagtcgttaaggaatGAAAACAAGTTTTATGTTATTCCCGAttgccaca
This genomic stretch from Lasioglossum baleicum chromosome 13, iyLasBale1, whole genome shotgun sequence harbors:
- the LOC143214978 gene encoding cyclin-dependent kinase-like 4, which translates into the protein MDKYEMMEVVGKGSYGVVMKCRHRDTGQLVAIKRFLETEEDLQVRKMAFREIRMLKKLRHENLVNMIEVFRRRKRFYLVFEYLDHTLLQELERVGGGLDLEMSKRHIYQVLRGLNFCHANNIMHRDIKPENILVSPNGVIKLCDFGFARLITGPNESCTDYVATRWYRSPELLLGEPRYGKAVDVWATGCLFAEMVTGNPLFPGDSDVDQLYRITRVLGGLCRKHVALLGRAAPGRLLRHTSADELMGPPMSGASALQRMFPNWENVAVDFLCQCLYMDPELRPQCPALLQHLLFTQNGFAGKFLVELQACVAKENSANPLMAKRIEERRLSVLSAETPVRVCRQSTGRWHMSTLKDGPTSEKAEQGSTEPEESHKRSPVSITRPKEVCYFGSVSVAPNTTYIKRLQQKGLLVAESKDCTLPFLASKDRVTAKTTGKRKRIDLPSVDR